From a single Nakaseomyces glabratus chromosome F, complete sequence genomic region:
- a CDS encoding uncharacterized protein (CAGL0F03707g~Has domain(s) with predicted ATP binding, protein kinase activity, protein tyrosine kinase activity and role in protein phosphorylation) has protein sequence MPNILTRNPFHHHHNHNHSGSNIDNYANGVNGSTQDANDTSSMFSEATGTASTIDNDNGKRRKPFLNFMNVGSSNVGQTTSNDSDTQSSVLELKRFLRPSLLHNDTNRSGFFSGSKKKEIKRPMSPGSPVSPPKHDYIHNDTRNAIHTQTAIPPSTDSVLSLANTSSIYQDDTILAQKYGKLGKTLGSGAGGSVKILKRPTDGATFAVKEFRPKKPTETSKQYAKKCIAEFTIGSTLHHVNVIETMDIFSDAKKQRYFEVMEYCPVDFFAVVMSGKMSRGEVNCCLKQLACGVKYLHSMGLAHRDLKLDNCVMTENGILKLIDFGSAVVFRYPFEQEVTLASGIVGSDPYLAPEVLGKISRADGDESEEPHQTIKIDKKTGLSLYDPQAVDVWSIGIIFSCMMLKRFPWKAPKESDPNFKLYNMPEDEEHDYDESAKRHERLMRERRERRAAADANDNNDKATPPERKNTDQDINANKESDVESVSKKADQNEVKQKDSHEQQPITKNESNSKKEEAGEAKHTSPSKRVIHGQYRLLRLLPHASRPIMSRMMKVNPAERATMDDIFNDEWFKSIPMCTIKEGQKVLRAHGHHHTVVKDNDGRTETYKV, from the coding sequence GCAAGATGCAAATGACACCAGTAGTATGTTCAGCGAGGCTACCGGTACAGCGTCTACAATAGATAATGATAACGGTAAGCGTCGCAAGCCATTTCTAAACTTCATGAATGTTGGTTCTTCTAATGTAGGGCAAACAACATCTAACGACTCAGATACCCAATCGTCAGTGTTGGAATTGAAGAGATTTTTGAGACCATCTTTGTTACATAATGATACCAATCGCAGTGGCTTCTTTTCTGGTtctaagaagaaagaaattaaacGACCTATGTCTCCAGGATCTCCTGTAAGCCCCCCAAAACATGACTACATTCACAACGATACGCGTAATGCGATTCATACACAAACAGCTATCCCACCATCCACTGACTCCGTTCTTTCATTGGCTAACACTTCCAGTATCTACCAAGACGACACTATTTTAGCTCAAAAATACGGTAAACTAGGTAAAACATTGGGTTCTGGTGCTGGCGGTTCTGTGAAAATACTTAAACGTCCAACCGATGGAGCAACATTTGCTGTTAAGGAATTTAGACCCAAAAAGCCAACTGAAACCAGCAAGCAATATGCCAAGAAATGCATAGCAGAGTTTACAATTGGTTCGACTTTACACCATGTAAATGTCATTGAGACAATGGACATATTTAGTGATGCTAAAAAACAGAGGTATTTTGAAGTCATGGAATACTGTCCAGTTGACTTCTTTGCAGTCGTTATGTCTGGAAAAATGTCCCGTGGTGAAGTCAACTGTTGTCTAAAGCAACTTGCTTGCGGAGTTAAGTACCTGCATAGCATGGGCCTTGCCCACAGAGATTTGAAACTAGATAACTGTGTTATGACTGAGAACGGTATTCTTAAGTTAATCGATTTCGGTAGTGCCGTTGTGTTTAGATACCCATTTGAACAAGAAGTAACGCTGGCCTCAGGCATTGTAGGCAGCGATCCATATCTAGCTCCTGAAGTGCTAGGGAAGATAAGCAGGGCAGATGGTGACGAAAGTGAGGAACCACATCAGACAATCAAAATAGATAAAAAAACAGGTCTATCGCTGTATGATCCTCAAGCTGTAGATGTGTGGTCAATTGGAATAATATTCAGCTGCATGATGTTAAAGAGATTCCCATGGAAAGCACCAAAAGAGAGTGATCCAAATTTCAAGTTATACAACATGccagaagatgaagagcaTGACTATGATGAATCAGCCAAGAGACATGAGAGGTTAATGAGAGAGAGGAGAGAAAGAAGGGCCGCTGCAGATGCAAATGATAACAATGACAAAGCCACTCCACCGGAGAGGAAGAATACTGACCAAGATATTAACGCAAATAAAGAGTCTGATGTTGAATCAGTTTCAAAGAAAGCTGATCAGAACGAggtaaaacaaaaagacaGTCATGAACAACAACCAATTACTAAAAATGAATCCAATTctaaaaaggaagaagctGGAGAGGCCAAACATACCTCACCCTCAAAACGTGTTATCCACGGCCAATACAGACTGCTCAGATTACTTCCTCATGCTTCAAGACCAATAATGTCAAGGATGATGAAAGTCAATCCTGCTGAAAGAGCGACAATGGACGATATATTCAATGATGAGTGGTTTAAGAGTATTCCAATGTGTACAATAAAAGAAGGCCAAAAAGTACTTAGAGCGCATGGCCACCATCACACTGTGGTGAAAGATAATGATGGTAGGACAGAGACTTACAAAGTTTGA